The sequence TCGTCTCGGCGGCCTGGGCCAGCTTCTGCGAGGCCTGCAGCTCACCCTCGGCGGTGATGACGCGGGAGCGCCGTTCGCGTTCCGCCTCGGCCTGCCGCGACATGGACCGCTTCATCGAGTCCGGCAGTGCCACGTCCTTGATCTCGACGCGGTCGATGTGCACGCCCCAGCCCACGGCCGGGCTGTCGATCATCAGTTCCAGCCCCTGGTTGAGCCGTTCCCGGTTCGACAGCAGGTCGTCCAGCTCGCTCTTGCCGATGATCGAGCGCAGCGAGGCCATCGCGACCTGGCGGATGGCGGCCTCGTAGTCCTGGACGTCGACGACCACGCGCATCGGGTCGACGACCCGGAAGTAGATGACGGCGTCCACGTGAACCGTCACGTTGTCACGGGTTATGCCGTCCTGGGCGGGCACCGGCATGGTGACGATCTGCATGTTGACCTTCTGCAGGCGGTCGGCGACCGGCATGATCACGGCGAGCCCGGGACCACGGATCTCGGAGCGGACCTGCCCGAACCGGAAGACGACGCCCCGCTCGAACTGCTTGACGATCCGGACACTCGTCCCGAGCAACATCGCGCCCAGTGTCAGGATCGCGATCAGTGCGGAGGTGACGACGGTGATCATTTCATCCTCCCTTGTCCCCCTCGGTCCCGCCGGCCCGACTCTCCCGGCGGCCCGGCGGCCTCTTGGATCGGTGACCGGTTCCACCGGCCCCGCCCGGGGCGGGCAGGCCGGCCGATCACGGGGCGGCGGGGGCGGGGGCGGCGCGCCGGCGACGAAGGGCCGCGCGGAGCCCGGGTCCTCGACCGGCGTCCGGCGCCGGATCTCGCGCGGCGTCTCGCGTCCGCGGTCACCGAGCACGGGACGCCTCCCGGAGGTGCCTGTCCGTCAGGCGCGGTCCTGCTTGTTCCGCCCATCCGAACATTTCCATCGTAACGCGGCACAAAGCGCCTGATATGTCACTTTTAGTCGGAATAGCGGCAGGGAGGCACGGGGGTGCCGGCGCCATGCGGTCATTGGCACGGGGGCGCCGGCACCGTGCGGCCACCGGCACGCCCGCGTCCCCCGGCACCGTGCGGCCACCGGCACGCCCGCGTCCCCCGGCCCCTGCGTTCCCGCGCCCCCTTGCCGGTGCCCGGCCGGTCACAGGCCCCGGATGAGTGAGCGCCCCCTCGTGTCGTCGGCATCGGGATGGACCGCCACGTTGCCGCCGGAGAGGATCGCCACCACCGGCCCGGCCGGCAGCGTGTCCCGGTGGGCGAGGTAGGCCGCGGTGGTCACCGCGCCGCTGGGCTCGGCGCGTTCCCCCAGCTCCTGCCAGAGGAGGTCGGCGGCGGCCCCGATGCCGTCCTCGCTCACGGTCACCATGTCGTCCACGTACCGGTGGATGTGCTCCCAGGCCAGGGCGCCCAGGACCGGGGCGCGCAGGCCGTCGGCCCGGGTGCGGTAGGTCTGCTGCACCGGCCACGCGGTGCGCCGGCCGGAGCGGAAGCTGGCCACGCCGTCGGCGGCCAGCTCGGGCTCGACGCCGATCACCCTGATCGCCGGGTCGACGGCCCTGGCCGCGACCGCGACCCCGGCCAGCAGGCCGCCGTTGCAGACCGGCACCAGGATCGTGCCCGCGCGGGACAGGTCCCTGCCGATCTCGGTCCCGGCGCTGCCGTGCCCGGCGATGACGTCGAGATCGTCGGAGCGGACCACCGTGGCCGCGAGCCGGTCGGCCAGGGCCAGGCAGGTGACCTCCCGCAGGGCCGGTGGCACGATCACCACCTCGGCGCCGAGCCTGCGGGCGGCCGCCACCTTCAGCTCCGGCGCGGTGTCGGGCAGGACCACGGTCACCCGCAGGCCGTGCTTTCCCGCGGCGTACGCGATGGCCTGGGCGTGGTTGCCGGAGGACTGGGCGATGACGTGCTGGACGCCCCGCTCGGCCAGCCGTCCCACGGCGTTGACCGCGCCCCGCACCTTGAAGGAGCCGGTGGGCTGCCGGTTCTCGGGTTTGACCCAGAGCCGTTCGCCGGGCAGGTGCAGCAGCGGGGTGCGCCGTACGAACGGCGCGATGCGGGCCGAGGCGGCGATCACGTCGGCCACCGTCACCAGGCTCATCCGCTCAGCACCTTGGCCTGGATGGCGTCCAGGTCGGCCTCGGCCTCGGGCGGCGGCGCGGCGTCGGGGACCAGGTCCTCCAGGTGGTGGAGCGGGCGGTAACGCAACCCGATCACCCCCCAGACCACCAGGAACACGCCGCTGACCAGCAGCACCGCCGCCGCGCCCCGGCCGGGGCCGGAGGTGTACGACTGGGCCCAGT comes from Streptosporangium roseum DSM 43021 and encodes:
- a CDS encoding slipin family protein encodes the protein MITVVTSALIAILTLGAMLLGTSVRIVKQFERGVVFRFGQVRSEIRGPGLAVIMPVADRLQKVNMQIVTMPVPAQDGITRDNVTVHVDAVIYFRVVDPMRVVVDVQDYEAAIRQVAMASLRSIIGKSELDDLLSNRERLNQGLELMIDSPAVGWGVHIDRVEIKDVALPDSMKRSMSRQAEAERERRSRVITAEGELQASQKLAQAAETMALHPAALQLRLLQTVVEVAAEKNSTLVLPFPVELLRFLERATPPEPQPPAGPAVANATPATANATPALSAGLPAPADQCLPDAAVLDRAAPNGVGADR
- a CDS encoding threonine ammonia-lyase — protein: MSLVTVADVIAASARIAPFVRRTPLLHLPGERLWVKPENRQPTGSFKVRGAVNAVGRLAERGVQHVIAQSSGNHAQAIAYAAGKHGLRVTVVLPDTAPELKVAAARRLGAEVVIVPPALREVTCLALADRLAATVVRSDDLDVIAGHGSAGTEIGRDLSRAGTILVPVCNGGLLAGVAVAARAVDPAIRVIGVEPELAADGVASFRSGRRTAWPVQQTYRTRADGLRAPVLGALAWEHIHRYVDDMVTVSEDGIGAAADLLWQELGERAEPSGAVTTAAYLAHRDTLPAGPVVAILSGGNVAVHPDADDTRGRSLIRGL